One stretch of Salmo trutta chromosome 7, fSalTru1.1, whole genome shotgun sequence DNA includes these proteins:
- the LOC115197453 gene encoding uncharacterized protein LOC115197453 isoform X1, which yields MECSPRQVLLSCCPGLCLCLRMFHWVVKVVPQPPDAPGCLGEETANPAPKNVSKDEVKKVKAKPAKQKEDDISEDNSIQSGVMTWLSNGFTSALPQPAGTPNLSRANSVSRSLQEDERNGVIKWIADGLSKVVPQPDEKYREDIREEEDETEVYNMKDVPDAEPLPHIPVVEMFSEYEEEDQIPQFPPNVVNWIKNAIPQPVMLPAGYIEALSKAQQAQVLSPPPQSLKGDEDSQNSNVVGWFVTGLGLMMPQPHDATACRKIQR from the exons ATGGAATGCTCACCTCGGCAGGTGTTACTGAGCTGTTGTCCTGGTCTGTGCCTTTGTCTCAGGATGTTTCACTGGGTGGTGAAGGTGGTTCCTCAGCCCCCTGACGCCCCTGGTTGTCTGGGAGAGGAGACGGCCAATCCCGCACCA AAAAATGTGTCTAAAGATGAAGTGAAAAAAG TCAAGGCAAAACCAGCCAAACAGAAGGAAGATGATATTTCTGAGGACAACAG tattcaGAGTGGAGTGATGACCTGGCTCTCCAATGGATTCACAAGTGCTCTTCCTCAACCAGCAGGCACACCTAACCTCAGCAGAGCCAACTCTGTATCCAGG TCACTGCAGGAGGATGAAAG GAATGGGGTGATTAAGTGGATTGCAGATGGACTGAGTAAAGTGGTACCCCAGCCAGATGAAAAGTACAGAGAGGATATtcgagaggaggaggatgaaacAGAG GTTTATAACATGAAAGATGTGCCGG ACGCAGAGCCCCTCCCACATATACCTGTGGTGGAGATGTTTTCAGAATATGAGGAAGAGGATCAGATACCACAGTTCCCTCCCAA TGTGGTTAACTGGATTAAGAATGCTATTCCTCAGCCTGTGATGCTCCCTGCAGGTTACATAGAGGCCCTAAGTAAGGCCCAACAGGCCCAGG TTCTCTCACCACCTCCACAGTCCCTCAAAGGAGATGAGGACTCACAGAACTCGAA TGTCGTCGGCTGGTTCGTGACGGGCCTCGGCCTCATGATGCCACAGCCTCATGATGCCACAGCCTGTCGCAAGATCCAGAGATGA
- the LOC115197453 gene encoding uncharacterized protein LOC115197453 isoform X2: MFHWVVKVVPQPPDAPGCLGEETANPAPKNVSKDEVKKVKAKPAKQKEDDISEDNSIQSGVMTWLSNGFTSALPQPAGTPNLSRANSVSRSLQEDERNGVIKWIADGLSKVVPQPDEKYREDIREEEDETEVYNMKDVPDAEPLPHIPVVEMFSEYEEEDQIPQFPPNVVNWIKNAIPQPVMLPAGYIEALSKAQQAQVLSPPPQSLKGDEDSQNSNVVGWFVTGLGLMMPQPHDATACRKIQR; this comes from the exons ATGTTTCACTGGGTGGTGAAGGTGGTTCCTCAGCCCCCTGACGCCCCTGGTTGTCTGGGAGAGGAGACGGCCAATCCCGCACCA AAAAATGTGTCTAAAGATGAAGTGAAAAAAG TCAAGGCAAAACCAGCCAAACAGAAGGAAGATGATATTTCTGAGGACAACAG tattcaGAGTGGAGTGATGACCTGGCTCTCCAATGGATTCACAAGTGCTCTTCCTCAACCAGCAGGCACACCTAACCTCAGCAGAGCCAACTCTGTATCCAGG TCACTGCAGGAGGATGAAAG GAATGGGGTGATTAAGTGGATTGCAGATGGACTGAGTAAAGTGGTACCCCAGCCAGATGAAAAGTACAGAGAGGATATtcgagaggaggaggatgaaacAGAG GTTTATAACATGAAAGATGTGCCGG ACGCAGAGCCCCTCCCACATATACCTGTGGTGGAGATGTTTTCAGAATATGAGGAAGAGGATCAGATACCACAGTTCCCTCCCAA TGTGGTTAACTGGATTAAGAATGCTATTCCTCAGCCTGTGATGCTCCCTGCAGGTTACATAGAGGCCCTAAGTAAGGCCCAACAGGCCCAGG TTCTCTCACCACCTCCACAGTCCCTCAAAGGAGATGAGGACTCACAGAACTCGAA TGTCGTCGGCTGGTTCGTGACGGGCCTCGGCCTCATGATGCCACAGCCTCATGATGCCACAGCCTGTCGCAAGATCCAGAGATGA